The window ATCAAGTCAAATTCAGGAACGAAATTGATGCCAGCTATGCTGCAACCGGGGTCAGTGAAAAATATTGGTGATAGTCCCGCACTAGAGCGACCTTGCCATAACGCGGATCAATCTCAATTCCCTGAATCTCTAGGGAGCGACAGCTTGTGCTACTCGCGATCGGAATGCTGTAAAATTCTGTCTCTAGTGCTTTGAGTGGCAGGCATAACTTAAAGATAGTGGACCTATAGGCCGCAGGGATAAACCCCTCACCCCCCATGTTTAAAGCGGGCTGATTATGAAAAGAGAGCTGTCCGGTATTGTTCAGAATTCCGGCAGGCGTCTCAAACTGCTCACACCAGCGCAGCGCTAGGAACCATTTTGCATCTGCTAGACGGTTAAAAACACGCTCCGATTGAGTTTGGGGTAAGACCTTATATCCTCCTTCCACGGCCATGATCGAGCCACCTAAAAATCCAAATAAAAGTCCAATCGAGTTACTCATGAAACGGCTATCCATACGCTGCAAAAGAAAACCCTGGAGAATATGCCTATCCCCCAGGTGAGTTTGACTGTGTTGAGAGGGAACGTCTAAAGTCAAAGAATCAATAGTTTTGTCGTAGGTTTCGTAATTTACCCCTTCGACCGATAGGAGTAGAGCTGCCAGCATCTTTCAAGTGCCAGGATGAGCTGTAGACGAGGTTGCATTGCTCGTCTTGAAACGCTCCAGACTTGAATGGCAATCTCAGGATTATCCACCTGAACCGTTAGCGGTTGATAGGCCCCGCAGTCACAGGGAATATCAAGTTCCTGGAGACGACGATAAATTGCCCATCGGTTTTGACCGTTGATTTCAATCGCAGTGCCGATCTTCGAAGCCTGATTTTTAGAGTCCATTTTCTTCCTAATCTTCATACTGGAATGCAAAACACCGTGATTTCTATAACCTCTACTTAGTAGGTCACTGATATTAAATACAAGATGAAATAAATTCTCAATAATTTTTGCCGACAAAAATATATTGCTCAAATCGCTTTGAAGACCTGGACTATGGACTTCTCATTGTTTGTTAGGGTGAAAACGTCTGACTGATTCAATTGATAATTCAGTCAAAAGTAAGTCAACAGACAACCACTTAACTGACAGGGACATAACGCTGCTTTTTGGGCCACTCACCCAATCGTCAGCTTCTCCGTTAGCTCTGGGCTTTTGCCCGATACATTCAATCATTTCGCTTTGGATAGGAGAACACCATGCCAGAAGTTATTGCACAACCCTTTAGTCAAGTTACAGATAATGTCCTGCGGCTTGAATCATCAATCACCGAGCCAGTTTGCGAAGGAATGAATGCCCTACTCGCTAGCTTTCAGGCTTTATATCTGCAGTATCAAAAGCATCACTTTGTGGTTGAGGGCGCTGAATTTTATAGTCTGCATGAGTTTTTTCATGAGAGTGCAGGTGAAGCCAAAGGCTATGTTCATGAACTCGGAGAGCGCCTCAATGGCCTGGGTGGCGTCCCGGCTGCGAGCTTCACGAAGCTCGCAGAGCTATGCTGCTTTACCCCAGAAGCCGATGACGCTTTTGACTGCCGCACTATGGTGGAACATGATCTAGCGGCTGAGCAGTCTGTAATTGATGTACTGCGCCGACAGGCATCTCAGGCAGAGAGCTTAGGCGATCGCGCCACTCGTTTTGTCTACGAGAAAATGTTAGTGGAGACAGAAGAGCGGGCCTATCACCTCGCTCACTTTTTAGCCCCAGATACTCTGGTACAGAAGTAGCTTGCTGGTGCGGTGCATTGATCAATATCGTCTGCATCATGCTGGCATCTTCGAAATGAGCTACTGCGAGTAGGCCGGACACGCTTCTCTAGCGACTGAAGTTTTACTTATGAATAGAGCCTTGACTGAGTTGAGGCTCTATTTTTGTTGGCTGATGTTGCTCACGATTATAGCCTTATTGATATATACTTGCAATAGTGACAAGCTAAAGAAACTTAGGCTTCTGTTTTTCTTAGACGTCAAAGTCTTTATAGGTAAAGCTTTCGAGTCGTCTTAGTGATCATAATTTTGGTTTGATCATCATTGACCTGTGCA of the Acaryochloris thomasi RCC1774 genome contains:
- a CDS encoding Asr1405/Asl0597 family protein, with the protein product MDSKNQASKIGTAIEINGQNRWAIYRRLQELDIPCDCGAYQPLTVQVDNPEIAIQVWSVSRRAMQPRLQLILALERCWQLYSYRSKG
- a CDS encoding Dps family protein, whose product is MPEVIAQPFSQVTDNVLRLESSITEPVCEGMNALLASFQALYLQYQKHHFVVEGAEFYSLHEFFHESAGEAKGYVHELGERLNGLGGVPAASFTKLAELCCFTPEADDAFDCRTMVEHDLAAEQSVIDVLRRQASQAESLGDRATRFVYEKMLVETEERAYHLAHFLAPDTLVQK